The following proteins are co-located in the Candidatus Nanopelagicales bacterium genome:
- the lexA gene encoding transcriptional repressor LexA has protein sequence MTGTPPITHLTTRQRRILDVIRTAVDEHGYPPTVREICESVGLASTSSVAHQLSVLQQKGYLRRDPHRPRALLVTDTPHTEPVPASPDLHSESDVALVPLVGRIAAGGPILADQQVESVLPLPRDLVGHGQLFLLTVKGDSMIDAAICDGDLVVIRSQPSADPGDIVAALIDDEATVKTLARRDGHVWLLPENPAYDPIPGDDARILGRVVSVMRRL, from the coding sequence ATGACCGGCACCCCACCCATCACCCACCTGACAACGCGTCAGCGTCGGATACTCGATGTCATCCGTACCGCGGTCGACGAGCATGGGTACCCACCCACTGTTCGTGAGATCTGCGAGTCGGTAGGGCTCGCGAGCACTTCCAGCGTCGCTCACCAGCTGAGTGTCCTGCAGCAGAAGGGATACCTGCGCCGCGATCCGCATCGACCCCGAGCCCTGTTGGTCACCGACACTCCGCACACAGAGCCCGTCCCGGCCTCCCCGGACCTTCATTCCGAGTCCGACGTCGCGCTGGTACCGCTGGTCGGTCGGATCGCCGCCGGCGGGCCGATTCTGGCCGATCAGCAGGTGGAGTCCGTCCTGCCCCTACCCCGTGACCTTGTCGGACACGGCCAACTCTTCCTGCTCACGGTCAAGGGCGACTCGATGATCGACGCCGCCATCTGCGATGGCGACCTGGTGGTCATCCGCAGTCAACCGTCCGCCGATCCCGGTGACATCGTGGCTGCGCTCATCGACGACGAAGCCACCGTCAAGACCCTCGCGCGCCGCGATGGCCACGTATGGCTCCTGCCGGAGAACCCGGCCTATGACCCCATCCCCGGCGACGATGCGCGCATCCTCGGCCGGGTAGTCAGCGTCATGCGTCGGCTGTGA
- a CDS encoding LysM peptidoglycan-binding domain-containing protein yields MRWGRVTVLVLTVLLAVAAVVAATGGVAESAPQRGDGAVVQRMTALQEHVVAPGDTVWSLALAAAPDGDPREMVDRIMRLNGLTAGDIQVGDVVLVPNRR; encoded by the coding sequence GTGCGGTGGGGGCGGGTCACGGTCCTCGTGCTGACAGTTCTGCTGGCTGTGGCTGCTGTGGTGGCCGCCACCGGTGGAGTCGCCGAATCCGCCCCTCAGCGCGGCGATGGTGCCGTCGTTCAGCGCATGACAGCACTGCAAGAACACGTGGTGGCTCCAGGAGACACAGTGTGGTCCCTGGCTCTGGCGGCCGCCCCCGACGGCGATCCACGCGAGATGGTCGACCGCATCATGCGACTGAACGGTTTGACGGCCGGTGACATCCAGGTGGGCGACGTGGTGCTGGTTCCCAATCGGCGGTGA
- the nrdR gene encoding transcriptional regulator NrdR — protein MHCPFCRAADSRVVDSRATDDGTSIRRRRQCSVCGRRFTTVESPSLNIVKRSGASEPFSRTKVIAGVRKACQGRPVGDDDLAVLAQRVEDTIRQSGSAEIPSGEVGLAILGPLRDLDEVAYLRFASVYRDFSSLADFEKEIATFRDDPPERRS, from the coding sequence ATGCACTGTCCGTTCTGCCGTGCGGCCGACTCGCGGGTAGTGGATTCCCGGGCCACCGACGACGGCACATCAATCCGCCGCCGACGGCAGTGCTCGGTGTGTGGTCGCCGGTTCACCACCGTCGAGAGCCCGAGCCTGAACATCGTCAAGCGCAGTGGTGCGTCCGAGCCGTTCAGCCGTACCAAGGTGATCGCCGGGGTGCGCAAGGCCTGTCAGGGCCGGCCGGTGGGAGACGACGACCTCGCGGTGCTGGCGCAACGAGTCGAAGACACGATCCGCCAATCGGGATCCGCCGAGATCCCCAGTGGCGAGGTCGGACTGGCCATCCTCGGGCCGCTGCGCGATCTCGATGAAGTCGCCTACCTGCGGTTCGCCTCGGTATATCGGGACTTCTCTTCGCTGGCCGACTTCGAGAAGGAGATCGCCACCTTCCGCGACGACCCGCCCGAGCGTCGATCGTGA